The proteins below come from a single Streptomyces sp. M92 genomic window:
- a CDS encoding ABC transporter permease — MFVALRDLTFAKGRFALMGGVVVLITLLVGLLSGLTAGLARENISAVTSLPAGRIAFAAPSGGQDLSYANSTVTEEQWRRWAQAPGVRGAEPLGITTTRATAGERTTGVSVFGVEPGSGLAPGGGRVDDRTVLMPDSVADELGVREGGTVALAGRRMTVAVTGHDVSFSHTPVVWTSLATWQAVAPPTGGTEGPAATVIALDTASGADLAATDRAAGTETVTKDESLSAIGSYTSENGSLQLMRGFLFAISALVIGAFFTVWTIQRGGDIAVLKALGATTASLLRDALGQAVVLLAGGTLVGTAAAAVIGAAVAGSAVPFVLTPATVLVPAAVMILLGGLGAGLAVRRITSVDPLTALGSAR, encoded by the coding sequence GTGTTTGTCGCCTTGAGAGACCTGACGTTCGCCAAGGGGCGGTTCGCCCTGATGGGCGGCGTCGTCGTACTGATCACCCTGCTGGTCGGACTGCTGTCCGGCCTCACCGCGGGCCTGGCCCGGGAGAACATCTCCGCCGTCACGTCCCTGCCCGCCGGCCGGATCGCCTTCGCCGCCCCGAGCGGCGGCCAGGACCTGTCGTACGCGAACTCCACCGTGACCGAGGAGCAGTGGCGCCGCTGGGCCCAGGCGCCCGGCGTCCGCGGCGCCGAGCCGCTGGGCATCACCACCACCCGGGCCACCGCGGGCGAGCGCACCACCGGCGTGTCCGTCTTCGGCGTCGAGCCCGGATCGGGCCTGGCCCCCGGCGGCGGCCGCGTCGACGACCGTACGGTACTGATGCCGGACTCGGTGGCCGACGAACTCGGCGTGCGCGAGGGCGGCACCGTTGCGCTCGCCGGCCGGAGGATGACCGTCGCCGTCACCGGACACGACGTCTCCTTCAGCCACACGCCCGTGGTGTGGACGAGCCTCGCCACGTGGCAGGCCGTCGCCCCGCCCACCGGCGGCACCGAAGGACCCGCCGCGACGGTGATCGCCCTCGACACCGCCTCCGGTGCCGACCTCGCGGCGACGGACCGCGCGGCGGGCACCGAGACCGTGACCAAGGACGAGTCGCTCTCCGCGATCGGCTCGTACACCTCCGAGAACGGCTCGCTGCAGCTGATGCGCGGCTTCCTCTTCGCCATCTCGGCCTTGGTGATCGGCGCCTTCTTCACCGTGTGGACGATCCAGCGCGGCGGCGACATCGCGGTGCTGAAGGCCCTGGGCGCCACCACCGCCTCGCTGCTGCGCGACGCGCTCGGCCAGGCCGTCGTGCTGCTGGCCGGCGGCACCCTGGTGGGCACCGCCGCCGCGGCGGTGATCGGCGCCGCGGTGGCCGGATCGGCCGTCCCCTTCGTCCTCACGCCCGCCACCGTCCTCGTCCCCGCCGCCGTGATGATCCTGCTCGGCGGCCTCGGGGCGGGACTCGCCGTCCGCCGTATCACCTCCGTCGACCCGCTGACCGCCCTGGGGAGCGCCCGATGA
- a CDS encoding GAF and ANTAR domain-containing protein — MDDWRGFAEQMASLARDLLAQESVNDTLKRITFSATELVEGCDAAGILILRGNRVQSLAPTGQVVVDSDELQGRVGEGPCFDAARTAEGQRQFRIADFTDQARRWPKYVPEARKLNLGSMMGFLLFTEDEDLGALNLYSFRPGAFTEASETAGWLLASHAAVAFSSARTHAQLQQAIGTRHTIGEAMGILMGRHRITEDQAFATLRRYSQDHNVKLREVARRVVERGGLS; from the coding sequence ATGGACGACTGGCGCGGGTTCGCCGAACAGATGGCGTCGCTGGCGCGCGATCTCCTGGCGCAGGAGTCGGTGAACGACACGCTGAAACGGATCACCTTCTCCGCGACGGAGCTGGTGGAGGGCTGCGACGCCGCGGGCATCCTCATCCTGCGCGGCAACCGGGTGCAGTCCCTCGCCCCGACCGGCCAGGTGGTCGTCGACAGCGACGAACTGCAGGGACGCGTCGGCGAGGGTCCGTGCTTCGACGCCGCGCGGACCGCCGAGGGACAGCGGCAGTTCCGGATCGCCGACTTCACCGACCAGGCGCGGCGCTGGCCCAAGTACGTGCCCGAGGCCCGCAAGCTGAACCTGGGCAGCATGATGGGGTTCCTGCTGTTCACCGAGGACGAGGACCTCGGGGCGCTCAATCTCTACTCCTTCAGGCCCGGGGCGTTCACGGAGGCCAGTGAGACGGCGGGCTGGCTGCTCGCCTCGCACGCCGCGGTCGCCTTCTCCAGTGCCCGCACGCACGCCCAGTTGCAGCAGGCCATCGGCACCCGGCACACCATCGGTGAGGCGATGGGCATCCTCATGGGCAGGCACCGCATCACCGAGGACCAGGCCTTCGCCACACTGCGCCGGTACTCGCAGGACCACAACGTGAAACTCCGCGAGGTCGCCCGCCGGGTGGTCGAGCGGGGCGGCCTGTCCTGA
- a CDS encoding glucose 1-dehydrogenase: MRALTVRPGRDGSLAVEEVPDPEPAAGELLVRGLALGVCGTDREIASGAYGQAPPHHDRLVLGHESLGRVAEAPRDSGFGPGDLVAGVVRRPDPEPCGACAHGEFDMCRNGRYRERGIKEIDGYGAELWRLEPDYAVRIDPGLGLAGVLMEPTSVVAKAWEQIERVGARAWFEPRTVLVTGAGPIGLLAALLGRQRGLDVHVLDRVTDGPKPDLVRALGAAYHSDAADDVLAAVRPDVVVEATGAGRLVFDAIRGTAAYGVVCLTGVSPTGRSLTVDAGTVNRDIVLENDVVVGSVNANRRHFRQAADALARADRDWLDRLLTRRVPLARATRAFERGPGDIKTVITL; the protein is encoded by the coding sequence ATGCGCGCACTGACCGTCCGCCCGGGCCGGGACGGCTCACTCGCCGTGGAGGAGGTCCCCGACCCGGAACCGGCCGCCGGTGAACTGCTGGTCCGCGGTCTGGCCCTCGGCGTCTGCGGCACGGACCGGGAGATCGCCTCGGGCGCCTACGGCCAGGCCCCGCCGCACCACGACCGGCTGGTCCTCGGCCACGAGTCGCTCGGCCGGGTGGCCGAAGCACCGCGGGACAGCGGCTTCGGCCCCGGCGACCTGGTGGCGGGCGTGGTGCGACGCCCCGACCCGGAGCCGTGCGGCGCCTGCGCGCACGGCGAGTTCGACATGTGCCGCAACGGCCGCTACCGCGAGCGCGGCATCAAGGAAATCGACGGCTACGGCGCCGAGCTGTGGCGCCTGGAGCCGGACTACGCCGTGCGGATCGACCCGGGCCTGGGGCTCGCCGGCGTGCTCATGGAGCCGACCAGCGTCGTGGCCAAGGCCTGGGAGCAGATCGAGCGGGTCGGTGCCCGGGCCTGGTTCGAACCCCGCACCGTACTGGTGACCGGGGCCGGCCCCATCGGGCTGCTCGCCGCCCTGCTCGGGCGGCAGCGCGGCCTCGACGTGCACGTCCTGGACCGGGTCACGGACGGTCCGAAGCCGGACCTGGTGCGCGCCCTCGGCGCCGCCTACCACAGCGACGCGGCGGACGACGTGCTCGCCGCCGTACGACCCGACGTGGTGGTCGAGGCCACCGGAGCCGGCCGGCTGGTGTTCGACGCGATCCGCGGGACGGCCGCGTACGGCGTCGTCTGCCTCACCGGCGTCTCGCCCACCGGCCGGTCCCTGACCGTGGACGCGGGCACCGTCAACCGTGACATCGTGCTGGAGAACGATGTCGTGGTGGGCTCCGTCAACGCCAACCGGCGCCACTTCCGGCAGGCCGCCGACGCACTGGCCCGGGCCGACCGGGACTGGCTGGACCGGCTCCTCACCCGCCGGGTGCCGTTGGCCCGGGCGACCCGGGCCTTCGAACGGGGCCCCGGCGACATCAAGACGGTGATCACGCTATGA
- a CDS encoding SDR family oxidoreductase, protein MSGGPQDRGGGPRRRAGDTGVVVVTGASGGVGRATARAFGARGRAVALLARGEHGLERAAEEVREAGGRALPLVVDVSDAEAVDAAADRIEAELGPIDVWVNAAFSTVFAPVAEIKPEELRRATEVTYFGFVHGTQAALRRMTPRDRGTIVQVGSALARRSVPLQAVYCGAKHAIEGFTESLRCELLHDRSGVRVTMVQMPGLNTPQFSWVLTRLPRHPRPVAPVYQPEVAAEAVLYAADHAERREYWVGGSTVATLLGQKLAPGLLDRYLARTGYDGQQTDEPVDPSRPVNLWKPPDDTAPADYGAHGAFDDEAHPRSVQFWLSRHRRPLALAAAVTGTAAAALADGMRRRSRHGAVEASLRRTARAARRAWT, encoded by the coding sequence GTGAGCGGCGGCCCACAGGACCGCGGCGGCGGGCCGCGCCGCCGGGCGGGCGACACCGGCGTCGTGGTCGTCACCGGGGCGAGCGGCGGTGTCGGCCGGGCCACCGCACGGGCCTTCGGCGCCCGTGGCCGTGCGGTAGCCCTGCTCGCGCGCGGCGAGCACGGTCTCGAGCGGGCGGCCGAGGAGGTCCGGGAGGCGGGCGGGCGCGCGCTGCCGCTGGTGGTGGACGTCTCCGACGCCGAAGCGGTGGACGCGGCGGCCGACCGGATCGAGGCGGAGCTGGGCCCGATCGACGTGTGGGTGAACGCCGCCTTCTCGACCGTCTTCGCGCCCGTGGCGGAGATCAAGCCCGAGGAACTGCGGCGGGCCACCGAGGTCACCTACTTCGGCTTCGTCCACGGCACCCAGGCCGCCCTGCGCCGCATGACCCCGCGCGACCGCGGCACCATCGTCCAGGTCGGCTCCGCCCTGGCCCGGCGCAGCGTCCCGCTCCAGGCGGTGTACTGCGGGGCCAAGCACGCCATCGAGGGATTCACCGAGTCCCTGCGCTGCGAGCTGCTGCACGACCGCAGCGGGGTGCGGGTGACCATGGTGCAGATGCCCGGGCTGAACACGCCCCAGTTCAGCTGGGTCCTCACCCGGCTGCCCCGGCACCCGCGCCCGGTGGCCCCCGTCTACCAGCCCGAGGTCGCGGCCGAGGCGGTCCTGTACGCCGCGGACCATGCCGAGCGGCGCGAGTACTGGGTCGGCGGCTCGACCGTCGCCACCCTGCTGGGCCAGAAGCTCGCCCCGGGACTCCTGGACCGCTACCTGGCCCGCACCGGCTACGACGGGCAGCAGACCGACGAGCCCGTCGACCCGTCCCGGCCGGTCAACCTGTGGAAGCCGCCGGACGACACCGCCCCCGCCGACTACGGCGCCCACGGTGCCTTCGACGACGAGGCCCACCCGCGCAGCGTCCAGTTCTGGCTCTCCCGCCACCGCCGCCCGCTCGCCCTGGCCGCCGCGGTGACCGGAACGGCCGCCGCCGCGCTCGCCGACGGGATGCGCCGACGCTCCCGCCACGGTGCGGTGGAGGCGTCACTGCGCCGGACCGCGCGCGCCGCCCGAAGGGCGTGGACGTAG
- a CDS encoding ribonuclease BN produces MNRFWQPFHRVWDRLAASALVRRGRDLELMHRAMGFATLALVTLAPLLIVVAAFDPLGRGGFASWLADGMGLSGRSAKVLTDIISPPTKVIGTTSVWGGIALAVFGVSFAASVQNGYERIWELPSGPWHRVWRQLTWVVMLTAYLYQEVQTRTALHGSLRIALSTATGMLFFWWGQHFLLGSQVRWRDLLPGAVATMVGLIGLRGFSYLVFTPLILDNAISYGTVGIVLVVESWLIGVGFVVFGGAMVGHWFCEHHWWTRTIDRE; encoded by the coding sequence GTGAACCGGTTCTGGCAGCCGTTCCACCGTGTGTGGGACCGGCTGGCCGCCTCCGCCCTGGTCCGGCGCGGCCGGGACCTGGAGCTGATGCACCGTGCCATGGGGTTCGCCACCCTCGCGCTGGTCACCCTGGCGCCGCTGCTCATCGTGGTGGCCGCCTTCGATCCGCTCGGACGCGGCGGCTTCGCGTCCTGGCTGGCCGACGGCATGGGACTGTCCGGCCGCTCCGCCAAGGTGCTGACCGACATCATCAGTCCGCCGACCAAGGTCATCGGCACCACCAGTGTCTGGGGCGGCATCGCGCTCGCCGTGTTCGGCGTGTCCTTCGCGGCGAGTGTGCAGAACGGCTACGAGCGCATCTGGGAGCTGCCCTCCGGCCCCTGGCACCGTGTGTGGCGCCAGCTGACCTGGGTGGTCATGCTGACCGCCTACCTCTACCAGGAGGTCCAGACGCGGACCGCGCTGCACGGGTCGTTGCGGATCGCGCTGTCCACGGCGACGGGCATGCTGTTCTTCTGGTGGGGCCAGCACTTCCTGCTCGGCAGCCAGGTCCGCTGGCGGGACCTGCTGCCGGGGGCCGTCGCGACCATGGTCGGCCTCATCGGGCTGCGGGGTTTCTCGTACCTGGTCTTCACCCCGCTCATCCTGGACAACGCGATCAGCTACGGCACCGTCGGCATCGTGCTGGTGGTGGAGTCCTGGCTGATCGGCGTGGGGTTCGTCGTGTTCGGCGGCGCGATGGTCGGTCACTGGTTCTGCGAGCACCACTGGTGGACGCGCACGATCGACCGGGAGTGA
- a CDS encoding sensor histidine kinase has product MPGPRRGPYAGTIVNALTPTSRALTWSLHLLVAGLLALPAARAVADDRPHAPAVVAVAAVVGVVYALGPALASVRSSRRAAALWLGAVGAVWLALLALSAEGVWLAFPLYFVQLHLLSRRAGLIAVVATAAAAIGAFAAHQGTFSAATVIGPGLGAAVAVAVVWGYQALYRESEARRRLIEELTVTRADLAEAQRAAGVLEERERLAREIHDTLAQGLSSIQLLLRAAERTLPEGPAPATTYVGQARQAALDNLAEARRLVAALAPPALDDTTLADALERLCATTTDRHRLDVRFRLAGRPRPLPTAQEVALLRVAQSALANTVGHARAGKAEVTLAYLDDCVTLGVTDDGVGFDPGAVSAPGPDGAGFGLPAMRARVHALDGTLTVESAHGRGTALTARVPLQAAPESEPEPDPAPEPDDPEAHP; this is encoded by the coding sequence ATGCCCGGCCCCCGGCGCGGTCCGTACGCTGGAACGATCGTGAACGCGCTGACTCCCACCTCCCGGGCCCTGACCTGGAGCCTGCACCTGCTCGTGGCCGGCCTGCTCGCCCTCCCGGCGGCACGGGCGGTGGCGGACGACCGGCCGCACGCGCCCGCCGTCGTCGCGGTGGCCGCTGTGGTGGGCGTGGTGTACGCGCTGGGCCCCGCCCTCGCATCCGTCCGTTCTTCCCGCCGCGCGGCCGCGCTGTGGCTGGGCGCCGTCGGCGCGGTGTGGCTCGCGCTGCTGGCGCTGTCCGCCGAGGGGGTGTGGCTGGCGTTCCCGCTGTACTTCGTCCAGCTCCACCTGCTCTCCCGCCGGGCCGGGCTGATCGCGGTCGTCGCCACGGCGGCCGCGGCGATCGGGGCCTTCGCCGCCCACCAGGGCACGTTCTCGGCGGCCACCGTGATCGGCCCGGGGCTCGGGGCCGCCGTGGCCGTGGCGGTGGTGTGGGGCTACCAGGCGCTGTACCGCGAGAGCGAAGCGCGGCGGCGGCTCATCGAGGAGCTCACGGTCACCCGCGCCGACCTGGCCGAGGCCCAGCGGGCCGCCGGGGTGCTGGAGGAACGCGAACGCCTGGCCCGGGAGATCCACGACACCCTCGCCCAGGGCCTGTCCAGCATCCAGTTGCTGTTGCGCGCCGCCGAGCGGACCCTGCCCGAGGGGCCGGCGCCCGCCACCACCTACGTGGGCCAGGCCCGTCAGGCCGCGCTGGACAACCTCGCCGAGGCCCGTCGACTCGTCGCCGCGCTCGCCCCGCCCGCCCTGGACGACACCACGCTCGCCGACGCGCTGGAGCGCCTGTGCGCGACCACGACCGACCGGCACCGTCTCGACGTCCGATTCCGCCTCGCGGGCCGGCCGCGCCCGCTGCCCACCGCGCAGGAGGTCGCCCTGCTCCGCGTCGCGCAGTCGGCGCTGGCCAACACGGTCGGGCACGCCCGGGCCGGAAAGGCCGAGGTGACCCTGGCCTACCTCGACGACTGCGTCACCCTGGGCGTCACCGACGACGGGGTGGGTTTCGATCCCGGCGCCGTCTCCGCGCCCGGCCCGGACGGCGCCGGCTTCGGTCTGCCGGCGATGCGGGCCCGCGTGCACGCCCTGGACGGCACGCTCACCGTCGAGTCCGCCCACGGGCGCGGCACCGCGCTCACCGCGCGCGTCCCGCTCCAAGCCGCCCCCGAGTCCGAGCCGGAGCCCGACCCGGCACCCGAGCCCGACGACCCCGAGGCACACCCGTGA
- a CDS encoding cation:proton antiporter — MTLADFLFAVLGAGALAAAVLPRLVAGRPLSMPLVFLAFGVALQLLPTPLPEIDLVRDRVWVEHLTEICVIVSLMGAGLALNRPVGLRRWQAPWRLIGITMPLTVAVTGLLAWWLLDWPPAAALLLAAVLAPTDPVLASEVRVGAPTDSEHDEDEARFALTGEAGLNDGLAFPVVMAAIALTAAAGTGLSGGWVGHWLLVDLLYACLIGVLGGLAVGKLLGWLFFRAGRQAVRLSEHREGFVALGATFLSYGVTELAHGYGFLAVFVTACRIRAAERDHGYHAVLHDFVEQVERLLTAGLLFLLGACVAQGALADLTWRGAAVGLLVLLVVRPVTGWVAQFGVAAGPRERAVTAFFGIRGIGSLFYLAYALGTEGFHVPAGELWAVVAFTVLASVVLHGVTASPAVSRLDRLRLLRARGRRPAGRAPGEDDVAGERL; from the coding sequence GTGACCTTGGCTGACTTCCTCTTCGCCGTGCTCGGGGCGGGCGCGCTCGCGGCGGCCGTGCTGCCGCGCCTGGTGGCCGGGCGGCCGCTGTCCATGCCGCTGGTGTTCCTGGCCTTCGGCGTCGCCCTGCAACTGCTGCCCACCCCGCTCCCGGAGATCGACCTGGTCCGCGACCGGGTGTGGGTGGAACACCTCACCGAGATCTGCGTCATCGTCTCCCTGATGGGCGCCGGCCTCGCGCTCAACCGCCCGGTCGGCCTACGGCGCTGGCAGGCGCCCTGGCGGCTGATCGGCATCACCATGCCGCTGACCGTCGCGGTCACGGGGCTGCTGGCCTGGTGGCTGCTGGACTGGCCGCCGGCCGCGGCGCTGCTGCTGGCGGCCGTGCTCGCGCCCACCGACCCGGTGCTCGCCTCCGAGGTACGGGTGGGCGCGCCCACCGACTCCGAGCACGACGAGGACGAGGCGCGCTTCGCGCTCACCGGCGAGGCCGGCCTCAACGACGGCCTCGCCTTCCCGGTCGTCATGGCGGCGATCGCGCTGACCGCCGCGGCGGGCACGGGCCTGTCCGGTGGCTGGGTCGGCCACTGGCTGCTGGTCGACCTGCTGTACGCGTGCCTGATCGGCGTCCTGGGCGGCCTGGCCGTCGGCAAGCTGCTCGGCTGGCTCTTCTTCCGGGCCGGCCGGCAGGCGGTACGGCTGTCCGAGCACCGGGAGGGCTTCGTCGCCCTGGGCGCCACGTTCCTCTCCTACGGGGTCACCGAACTCGCCCACGGCTACGGTTTCCTGGCCGTCTTCGTCACCGCCTGCCGCATCCGCGCCGCCGAACGCGACCACGGCTACCACGCCGTGCTGCACGATTTCGTGGAGCAGGTCGAACGACTGCTGACCGCCGGTCTCCTCTTCCTGCTGGGCGCGTGCGTGGCGCAGGGCGCCCTGGCCGACCTGACCTGGCGGGGCGCGGCCGTCGGTCTGCTCGTGCTGCTCGTCGTCCGGCCGGTGACCGGCTGGGTCGCGCAGTTCGGCGTCGCGGCCGGCCCCCGGGAGCGTGCCGTGACCGCGTTCTTCGGCATCCGCGGCATCGGCTCGCTGTTCTACCTGGCGTACGCGCTCGGTACGGAGGGCTTCCACGTGCCCGCCGGAGAGTTGTGGGCCGTGGTGGCGTTCACGGTGCTCGCCTCCGTCGTCCTGCACGGGGTGACCGCCTCCCCCGCGGTCTCCCGCCTGGACCGGCTCCGGCTGCTCAGGGCCCGCGGCCGACGGCCCGCCGGACGGGCGCCGGGCGAGGACGACGTGGCCGGCGAGCGGCTGTGA
- a CDS encoding response regulator: MTETAPTPIRLLLADDHPVVRAGLRAVLETEDGITVAAEAATAEEAVTRAGRGDIDVVLMDLRFGGGMGGAEATAAITARTGAPRVLIVTTYDTDADTLPAIEAGATGYLLKDAPPEDLAAAVRTAAAGRTTLAPTVADRLMARLREPRTSLTRRETEVLSLVAEGLSNQHIAARLHLTEGTVKSHLARVYTKLDVDSRTAAVAAATALGLIRR, encoded by the coding sequence GTGACCGAGACCGCCCCGACGCCGATCCGTCTGCTGCTCGCCGACGACCACCCCGTCGTCCGCGCGGGGCTGCGCGCGGTGCTGGAGACCGAGGACGGCATCACCGTGGCCGCCGAGGCCGCCACCGCCGAGGAGGCCGTCACCCGGGCGGGCCGGGGCGACATCGACGTGGTACTGATGGACCTGCGGTTCGGCGGGGGCATGGGCGGCGCGGAGGCCACGGCCGCGATCACCGCGCGGACGGGCGCGCCGCGCGTCCTGATCGTCACGACGTACGACACCGACGCCGACACCCTGCCCGCCATCGAGGCCGGCGCCACCGGCTACCTGCTCAAGGACGCGCCGCCCGAGGACCTCGCGGCGGCGGTGCGCACCGCCGCCGCGGGCCGCACCACGCTCGCGCCCACGGTCGCGGACCGGCTGATGGCGCGCCTGCGCGAGCCGCGCACCTCGCTGACCCGCCGTGAGACCGAGGTCCTGTCCCTGGTCGCCGAGGGCCTGTCCAACCAGCACATCGCCGCCCGGCTCCACCTGACCGAGGGCACCGTCAAGTCGCACCTGGCCCGCGTCTACACCAAGCTGGACGTCGACTCCCGCACCGCCGCGGTCGCCGCCGCCACGGCCCTCGGCCTCATCCGGCGCTGA
- a CDS encoding PepSY domain-containing protein, giving the protein MVRLLMCTGTRRRARVPWVSASVAACVLLVTGAGCEGPPPSPRPEVLPQVEAPYDRAVREALDEVSGSRLLSLALRGATEPEPVWYTRVAGRDGTVHVVRVGAVHGRLLGSSVPGGQTAADKERVAALADSAEVLPEVAVEQVKSPDFGKVSGIRLEKDRRDRTVWSVEVTTVRRDHAQTYLVDAVTKEILDHRTAAPAA; this is encoded by the coding sequence ATGGTCCGCCTCCTGATGTGCACCGGCACCCGGCGTCGCGCCCGCGTCCCGTGGGTCTCCGCGTCCGTGGCGGCGTGCGTCCTGCTGGTCACCGGCGCCGGCTGCGAGGGCCCACCGCCCTCGCCGCGCCCGGAGGTGCTGCCACAGGTCGAGGCGCCCTACGACCGTGCCGTGCGCGAGGCGCTCGACGAGGTCTCCGGCAGCCGGCTGCTCTCGCTGGCCCTGCGCGGGGCCACCGAGCCGGAACCCGTCTGGTACACCCGGGTGGCCGGCCGGGACGGAACCGTTCACGTGGTCCGCGTCGGGGCCGTGCACGGGCGGCTGCTGGGCTCCTCCGTGCCGGGCGGGCAGACGGCCGCAGACAAGGAACGGGTCGCCGCGCTGGCCGACTCGGCCGAGGTGCTGCCCGAGGTGGCGGTCGAGCAGGTGAAGAGCCCGGACTTCGGCAAGGTGTCCGGCATCCGCCTGGAGAAGGACCGGCGGGATCGCACGGTGTGGTCCGTGGAGGTGACCACCGTGCGCCGGGACCACGCGCAGACCTACCTGGTCGACGCGGTGACGAAGGAGATACTCGACCATCGGACGGCCGCACCGGCCGCCTGA
- a CDS encoding enolase C-terminal domain-like protein, which produces MTPVTGPGDRPPASRAAGPTALDSCTVDGVDVHAFEVPTDGPDGREQDGTLEWDSTTLVLVRVHAGGRTGLGYTYGDLSVASFAQSVLAPVVEGRPVSSPPALWERMGARMRNAGRPGVGAMALSAVDVALWDLKARLLGLPLVHLLPAHHDRVPVYGSGGFTNYPLDRLTDQLSGWVEQGIPRVKLKTSRDPEADADRLTAVRRAVGDRPELFTDANGALGRKEALYWAHRFHDEWDVRWFEEPVTSADLEGLRMLRDRGPARLEITAGEYAFTAQDFANLTHGPAVDCLQADVTRCGGITGVLEVAGLSAARHLDLSAHCAPAVSAHAFCAVRRLRHLEYFHDHVRVERLLFDGTLSPDGGALRPDPGRPGLGLDVRWPDAEPYRTYGTRPATA; this is translated from the coding sequence ATGACGCCGGTCACCGGGCCCGGTGACCGGCCACCGGCCTCTCGTGCGGCCGGCCCGACGGCACTGGACTCGTGCACGGTCGACGGGGTCGACGTGCACGCCTTCGAGGTTCCCACCGACGGCCCGGACGGCAGGGAGCAGGACGGCACCCTGGAGTGGGACTCCACGACCCTGGTCCTCGTCCGCGTGCACGCCGGCGGCCGCACCGGCCTCGGTTACACCTACGGGGACCTTTCCGTCGCCTCCTTCGCGCAGTCGGTGCTGGCGCCGGTCGTCGAGGGCCGGCCGGTCTCCTCGCCGCCGGCGCTGTGGGAGCGGATGGGGGCGCGCATGCGCAACGCCGGCCGGCCGGGCGTCGGGGCCATGGCCCTGTCCGCCGTCGACGTGGCGCTGTGGGACCTCAAGGCGAGGCTGCTGGGGCTGCCCCTGGTCCACCTCCTGCCGGCCCACCACGACCGCGTCCCGGTCTACGGCAGCGGCGGCTTCACCAACTACCCCCTGGACCGGCTCACCGACCAGCTCTCCGGATGGGTCGAGCAGGGCATCCCCCGGGTGAAGCTGAAGACCTCGCGCGACCCGGAGGCCGACGCGGACCGCCTGACCGCGGTGCGCCGGGCGGTCGGCGACCGACCGGAACTGTTCACCGACGCCAACGGCGCGCTCGGCCGCAAGGAGGCGCTGTACTGGGCGCACCGGTTCCACGACGAGTGGGACGTGCGCTGGTTCGAGGAGCCCGTCACCTCCGCGGACCTGGAGGGGCTGCGCATGCTCCGGGACCGGGGGCCCGCCCGGCTGGAGATCACCGCGGGGGAGTACGCCTTCACCGCCCAGGACTTCGCCAACCTCACCCACGGGCCGGCCGTGGACTGCCTCCAGGCCGACGTCACCCGCTGCGGCGGCATCACGGGCGTGCTGGAGGTCGCAGGCCTGTCGGCCGCCCGGCACCTCGACCTGTCCGCGCACTGCGCCCCGGCCGTGTCCGCCCACGCCTTCTGTGCCGTGCGCCGACTGCGGCACCTGGAGTACTTCCACGACCACGTCCGCGTCGAGCGGCTGCTTTTCGACGGCACCCTGTCGCCCGACGGCGGCGCCCTGCGCCCCGACCCGGGGCGGCCGGGGCTGGGGCTGGACGTCAGGTGGCCGGACGCGGAGCCCTACCGCACGTACGGGACCCGCCCGGCCACGGCCTGA